A single region of the Nicotiana sylvestris chromosome 6, ASM39365v2, whole genome shotgun sequence genome encodes:
- the LOC104218603 gene encoding putative late blight resistance protein homolog R1A-3, with the protein MAYAALTSAVCSLELFLQCNHPLLNNLQRKEQILSLCKRILSFQEFLVDYEKLMHKHVGLKLLEGKIKEKTYQVEDIVDSKLRKYFLAKNAKDRKKAYSVLCRRLQVAIEEMELIKKEARTIKGDKIRTWNFHTRASPPARRDVSTSSPNLQQQTPVGFQDDLEKIIDRLRGDSSELDIITIVGMAGIGKTTLAKRAYNHPSVVYRFDVRAWTTISQEYRERDTLLDLFYSVVPPANGSNQESDKEAADQLYGRLMTQPSKETYEGRNQEMADRLHKSLKGKRFLIVVDDMWSTDAWDNVSMLLPDDNNKSRVILTSRLIDVATYANANPDRQPHRLSFLNKDEGWELLREKLFGKRGCPFELEVIGKSIAEKCQGLPLAIVVVAGHLSKMSKTPDSWNTVAESVGSVVNREPGQCLDILALSYNYLPQHLKACFLYMGAFPEDFEIPVWKLIRLWVAEGFLNATGHTTVEDIAEECLEDLIDRSLVLAGKRSNGKLKTCKVHDIMRDFCLEEAKRQNFLHVLKHSLDVLSESITALRRFSINCSTIFSSYSIQPTDSTASVSRSILGFNISESSIFSYIDFKLLRVLDITFQHFPQFPSEILQLVNLRYLAVATGSEFPPLVSQFWSLQTLILHLYSRSSTLPWEIWTMPNLRHLHVKPSICLPSPTKVECNRYSSLVLNNLQTLVNITLADCTKDVFSSTPKLKKLGICESIEYTYPVQIPWSDFLYTSEKLWPYGSETISDLWSDCFRNLALLPQLEALKIFGLKPPVQELKLARHLDALPENLKKLTLSFTYLPWESMTSLCRLPNLEVLKLKNYAFTGPKWEQVEEGFCSLKLLLIEMSDLEHWSASNDHFPCLEHLVLKGCLHLDSIPHELGDIPTLQIIELENSSQSALLSAKEIQEEQQSYGNDALEVRIERNFGRIVVSTP; encoded by the coding sequence ATGGCTTATGCTGCTCTGACTTCTGCTGTATGCTCACTCGAGCTGTTCCTGCAATGCAATCATCCATTACTGAATAATCTTCAGAGGAAAGAACAAATCTTATCACTATGCAAAAGAATTTTATCTTTTCAAGAGTTCTTGGTGGATTATGAAAAGCTAATGCATAAGCATGTAGGGCTAAAATTATTGGAAGGAAAGATCAAAGAGAAAACATATCAAGTTGAAGATATTGTTGACTCAAAgttgagaaaatattttttggccAAAAATGCAAAGGACCGAAAAAAGGCCTACTCAGTTCTATGTAGGAGGTTGCAGGTAGCAATTGAAGAAATGGAATTGATCAAAAAAGAAGCAAGGACAATTAAGGGTGACAAGATTAGGACTTGGAATTTTCATACACGAGCTTCACCGCCGGCTAGGAGGGATGTATCAACTAGTAGTCCAAATTTGCAACAACAAACACCGGTTGGTTTCCAGGACGACTTGGAGAAAATAATTGATAGGCTCAGAGGTGATTCTTCTGAACTAGATATTATCACTATAGTTGGGATGGCTGGTATTGGTAAAACAACTCTTGCGAAAAGAGCATATAATCATCCTTCTGTTGTTTACCGGTTTGATGTTCGTGCTTGGACCACTATTTCTCAAGAGTATAGAGAAAGGGACACATTACTTGACCTCTTTTATTCAGTTGTTCCTCCAGCCAATGGATCCAATCAAGAGAGCGACAAAGAAGCTGCTGATCAACTGTATGGTAGGCTAATGACTCAACCTTCAAAAGAAACGTACGAAGGTAGAAACCAAGAAATGGCTGACCGATTGCACAAAAGTTTAAAGGGTAAGAGATTTCTCATTGTTGTCGATGACATGTGGAGCACTGATGCCTGGGACAATGTGAGCATGTTGCTTCCTGATGATAACAATAAAAGTCGTGTCATACTAACAAGTAGGCTCATTGATGTCGCAACTTATGCTAATGCTAATCCAGATAGGCAACCTCACCGACTGAGTTTTCTAAACAAAGATGAAGGTTGGGAGCTACTCCGTGAGAAACTTTTCGGGAAAAGAGGATGCCCTTTTGAGTTGGAAGTGATTGGGAAAAGTATTGCAGAAAAATGCCAAGGACTACCTCTAGCAATTGTTGTGGTTGCAGGGCATCTCTCCAAAATGAGCAAGACTCCGGATAGCTGGAACACTGTTGCTGAAAGTGTGGGCTCCGTTGTAAATCGTGAGCCAGGGCAGTGTTTAGACATACTTGCTCTAAGTTACAACTACTTGCCTCAACATTTAAAAGCCTGCTTCTTGTACATGGGAGCATTTCCTGAAGATTTTGAGATTCCCGTGTGGAAGCTAATTAGGTTGTGGGTTGCTGAGGGCTTCCTTAATGCAACAGGACATACGACCGTGGAAGATATAGCAGAGGAGTGTTTGGAGGATCTTATTGATAGAAGTTTAGTTTTAGCTGGAAAGCGGTCTAATGGAAAACTCAAAACATGTAAAGTCCATGATATCATGCGAGATTTTTGCTTAGAAGAAGCTAAAAGACAAAACTTTCTACATGTCTTGAAGCATTCCCTTGATGTTCTATCAGAAAGCATAACAGCTCTACGTCGGTTTAGTATCAATTGTAGCACCATCTTCTCAAGTTACTCTATTCAACCAACGGATTCTACCGCTTCTGTTTCTCGTTCCATCTTGGGATTCAATATTTCGGAAAGTTCAATTTTTTCATACATAGACTTCAAATTGCTCAGGGTTCTAGATATCACTTTCCAACATTTCCCTCAGTTTCCCAGTGAGATATTGCAACTTGTTAATTTGCGTTACCTTGCAGTTGCCACTGGTAGCGAATTCCCTCCACTAGTATCACAGTTTTGGAGTTTGCAGACTTTAATCCTTCATCTGTATTCTAGAAGCTCAACTTTGCCTTGGGAGATTTGGACGATGCCAAACCTCAGACATCTCCATGTTAAACCAAGCATCTGTTTGCCGAGCCCAACCAAAGTAGAATGTAATAGATACAGTTCCTTGGTTCTAAATAACCTACAAACACTTGTCAATATTACCCTTGCAGATTGTACAAAGGATGTCTTCTCAAGCACTCCTAAATTGAAGAAACTGGGAATATGTGAATCGATCGAGTATACCTACCCAGTCCAAATTCCCTGGAGTGATTTTCTTTACACATCTGAAAAACTGTGGCCTTATGGTAGCGAGACAATTTCAGACTTGTGGTCGGATTGCTTTAGAAATCTTGCTCTCCTGCCTCAACTCGAGGCATTAAAGATTTTTGGGTTGAAACCACCTGTACAAGAACTAAAATTAGCTCGTCATCTTGATGCACTTCCAGAGAATCTTAAGAAATTGACTTTGAGCTTCACGTACTTGCCGTGGGAGAGTATGACCTCTCTTTGTAGATTGCCAAATCTTGAGGTACTCAAACTAAAAAATTATGCCTTCACAGGACCAAAGTGGGAACAAGTTGAAGAGGGGTTCTGTTCTTTAAAACTGTTGTTGATCGAGATGTCTGATTTAGAGCATTGGAGCGCCTCAAATGATCATTTTCCGTGCCTGGAACATCTTGTTCTAAAGGGTTGCCTTCACTTGGACAGCATCCCACACGAGTTGGGGGATATTCCTACTTTGCAGATAATCGAGCTAGAAAATTCAAGCCAATCCGCTTTGCTTTCAGCTAAAGAGATTCAAGAGGAGCAGCAGAGTTATGGTAATGATGCTCTAGAAGTGCGAATAGAGAGAAATTTCGGGAGAATAGTTGTCTCAACTCCTTAG